One Phaseolus vulgaris cultivar G19833 chromosome 2, P. vulgaris v2.0, whole genome shotgun sequence DNA window includes the following coding sequences:
- the LOC137809293 gene encoding probable LRR receptor-like serine/threonine-protein kinase At3g47570, whose product MKYFAFIFLTLCFTPNTEGFTSGNDTDNLALLKFKASISNDPYGIFLSWNTSSHFCNWHGVTCNSMLQRVTHLNLQGCKLKGFISPHVGNLSFMKDFNIANNNFHGKIPQELGLLSQLQQLSLQNNSLVGEIPTNLTGFAHLTSLLLNGNNLTGKIPVQIVSLRKLQLLALYRNHLTGVIPSFIGNISSLIRFSVSENNLEGGVPQEICHLKSLTLLSLNFNKLSGTIPLCVYNMSSLTVISATENQLNGSLPPNMFHTLSNLQTFYFNLNQISGSIPPSISNASNLSIFEMGGNKLTGRVPSMGNLQDLYYFVVDKNFLGENSVDDLVFLESLTNCSKLNVLDLAYNNFGGHLPNYLGNLSNQLPQLYLGGNQISGEIPAALGNLIGLNILAMENNYITGNIPTTFGKFQKMEFLNLGSNKLSGDIKDWIGNLSQLFHLEIGENMLRGNIPPSLGNCQKLQYLDISDNNLTGIIPIEVFKLSSLTNVLGLSQNSLSGSIPKEVGNLKNLNSLYMSDNHLSGVIPDSIGKCIMLEEIYLEGNSLQGSIPSSLASLKGLEKLDLSRNQLSGSTPNVLQTISFLAYLNVSFNMLDGEVPTEGVFRNASGVVISGNSGLCGGISKLQLPSCPVKGKKLVKHKFKLIIVSVMVSVVVVFLMLVILTIYWMRKKTKKASLDSPTINLLAKVSYQSLYNGTDGFSVTNLIGCGIFSSVYKGTLESEDKVVAIKVLNLKHKGSHKSFLAECNALRSIKHRNLVQILTCCSSTDYKGQEFKALIFEYMRNGSLEQWLHPEEHPRLLSLDQRLNIIIDVATALNYLHHDCEPTIIHCDLKPSNVLLDDDMIAHVSDFGIARFLSATTDATTSKKTSTIGIKGTVGYAPPEYGMSSEVSTLGDMYSFGILVLEILTGRRPTDKVFEDGLNLHNFVSISFPSNLLQILDPQLVPTYEPTTLDGNNSHLNRNVKECIVSLFIVGLACSKESPKERMSVVDLIKELSRIKRVFLAVAAG is encoded by the exons ATGAAGTATTTTGCTTTCATCTTCCTCACACTGTGCTTTACCCCAAACACAGAAGGCTTTACATCAGGAAATGATACTGATAATCTAGCATTGCTGAAATTCAAGGCCTCCATATCCAATGATCCATATGGAATCTTCCTCTCCTGGAATACTTCTTCTCACTTTTGTAACTGGCATGGAGTCACATGCAATTCCATGCTTCAAAGAGTTACACACTTGAACTTGCAGGGATGCAAGTTGAAGGGATTCATATCTCCCCATGTTGGCAATCTTTCTTTTATGAAAGATTTCAACATTGCAAACAACAACTTCCACGGCAAAATCCCACAAGAGTTAGGATTGTTGTCACAATTACAACAACTCTCTCTTCAAAATAACTCCTTAGTAGGTGAAATTCCTACAAATTTGACAGGATTTGCTCATCTCACAAGTTTACTCTTGAATGGGAACAATCTCACTGGAAAAATACCTGTTCAAATTGTCTCACTTCGAAAGCTTCAACTTCTTGCCCTTTATAGGAATCATTTGACAGGAGTAATCCCATCCTTCATAGGAAATATTTCATCTTTGATTCGTTTCTCTGTGTCTGAAAACAATTTAGAGGGAGGTGTTCCACAAGAAATATGTCATCTGAAAAGCTTGACACTTCTATCACTTAATTTCAACAAACTAAGTGGAACAATTCCTTTGTGTGTTTATAATATGTCCTCTCTTACTGTGATCTCAGCTACAGAAAATCAGCTCAATGGCTCCCTTCCACCCAACATGTTTCACACCCTCTCCAATCTccaaacattttattttaatctcaaCCAAATCTCAGGCTCAATCCCACCATCCATCTCAAATGCATCTAATCTTTCAATATTTGAAATGGGTGGAAACAAACTTACTGGACGAGTTCCAAGTATGGGGAATCTACAAgatctttattattttgttgttgATAAAAACTTTCTTGGTGAAAATTCAGTTGATGATTTGGTGTTTTTAGAATCATTAACAAATTGTAGTAAGTTGAATGTCTTAGATTTAGCCTACAATAATTTTGGTGGCCATTTGCCAAATTATTTGGGCAACTTATCCAATCAACTCCCTCAACTATATCTTGGAGGTAATCAGATATCTGGGGAAATTCCTGCTGCACTTGGTAATCTAATTGGCTTAAATATTTTGGCCATGGAAAATAACTATATCACTGGGAATATCCCAACAACTTTTGGAAAGTTTCAGAAAATGGAGTTTTTAAATTTGGGCTCAAACAAGTTGTCAGGAGACATTAAAGACTGGATAGGGAATCTTAGTCAATTGTTTCATCTGGAAATAGGAGAAAATATGTTACGAGGAAATATTCCACCAAGTCTAGGAAACTGTCAAAAGTTACAATACTTAGACATTTCGGATAACAACCTTACAGGAATCATACCAATAGAGGTTTTTAAGCTTTCATCTCTAACAAACGTGTTGGGTTTGTCACAAAACTCATTGAGTGGTAGTATACCAAAAGAAGTGGGCAATTTAAAAAACCTTAATTCGTTGTATATGTCTGATAATCATCTCTCGGGTGTCATTCCTGATAGCATTGGAAAATGCATAATGTTGGAAGAAATCTATTTGGAAGGGAATTCTTTACAAGGAAGCATACCATCCTCTTTGGCATCACTCAAAGGACTTGAAAAGTTAGACCTCTCACGAAACCAATTATCTGGATCAACTCCTAATGTTCTGCAGACTATTTCATTCTTAGCATACTTGAATGTGTCATTTAACATGTTGGATGGTGAGGTGCCAACTGAAGGTGTCTTCCGAAATGCAAGTGGGGTAGTGATTTCTGGAAATAGTGGCCTTTGTGGAGGTATTTCAAAACTACAGCTACCCTCATGTCCTGTCAAAGGTAAGAAACTTGTAAAACACAAGTTCAAGTTGATCATAGTGTCAGTGATGGTTAGTGTGGTTGTTGTTTTTCTCATGCTAGTTATTCTAACTATCTATTGGATGAGGAAAAAGACTAAAAAAGCATCTTTGGATTCGCCAACAATTAACCTGCTAGCTAAAGTTTCATACCAAAGCCTATACAATGGAACTGATGGCTTCTCAGTTACAAATTTGATAGGGTGTGGGATTTTTAGTTCTGTCTATAAAGGAACTCTTGAGTCAGAAGATAAAGTAGTTGCCATAAAGGTTCTAAACCTTAAACATAAAGGATCTCACAAGAGTTTCCTTGCTGAATGCAATGCACTGAGAAGCATTAAACATAGAAATCTGGTTCAGATTTTGACGTGTTGTTCTAGCACAGATTACAAAGGTCAGGAATTTAAAGCTTTAATTTTTGAGTACATGAGAAATGGAAGCTTGGAGCAATGGTTACACCCTGAAGAACATCCAAGATTATTGAGTCTTGATCAAAGATTAAATATCATCATTGATGTAGCTACTGCCTTAAATTATCTTCACCATGATTGTGAGCCAACAATCATTCATTGTGATTTGAAGCCAAGCAATGTCCTTCTTGATGATGATATGATTGCTCATGTGAGTGATTTTGGCATAGCTAGATTTCTCTCAGCTACAACTGATGCCACCACTTCTAAGAAAACAAGTACAATTGGAATAAAGGGTACTGTTGGCTATGCTCCTCCAG AGTATGGAATGAGCTCTGAGGTATCTACTTTGGGGGACATGTATAGCTTTGGAATTCTGGTGTTGGAGATTCTAACAGGCAGAAGACCTACAGATAAAGTGTTTGAAGATGGTCTAAATCTTCATAACTTTGTTTCAATTTCATTTCCTAGTAATCTTCTGCAAATTTTGGACCCACAACTTGTTCCAACATATGAACCAACAACATTGGATGGAAACAACTCACATCTTAATCGAAATGTCAAGGAATGCATAGTTTCACTTTTCATAGTTGGACTTGCTTGTTCTAAGGAATCACCAAAAGAAAGAATGAGTGTGGTTGATCTTATCAAGGAGCTTAGTCGAATCAAAAGGGTCTTTCTTGCTGTTGCTGCTGGGTAA
- the LOC137811143 gene encoding large ribosomal subunit protein eL13x, whose product MVKHNNVIPSGHFRKHWQNYVRTWFNQPARKTRRRLARQKKAVKIFPRPTAGPLRPVVHGQTLKYNMKVRAGRGFSLEELKAAGIPKKLAPTIGISVDHRRRNRSLESMQSNVQRLKTYKAKLVVFPRRARKVKAGDSTPEELANATQVQGSYLPIAREKAPVELVKITDDMKAFKAYYKLRLERTNKRHFGARLKKAAEAEKEDKK is encoded by the exons ATGGTTAAGCACAACAATGTTATCCCCAGCGGGCACTTCCGCAAGCATTGGCAAAACTATGTGAGGACATGGTTCAATCAACCAGCGAGGAAGACAAGAAGACGTTTGG CTCGTCAGAAGAAAGCTGTGAAGATTTTCCCCAGACCCACTGCAGGACCTCTTAGACCTGTTGTGCATGGTCAAACTTTGAAATACAATATGAAAGTTAGAGCTGGAAGAGGATTTTCTCTTGAAGAGCTGAAG GCTGCTGGTATTCCCAAAAAGCTTGCTCCAACAATCGGAATTTCTGTTGATCACCGCCGCAGAAACCGTTCATTGGAAAGTATGCAATCAAATGTGCAGAGGCTGAAAACCTACAAGGCCAAATTGGTTGTCTTCCCAAGACGCGCACGCAAGGTCAAG GCTGGTGACTCTACTCCTGAGGAACTTGCAAATGCAACACAAGTCCAGGGTTCATACTTACCTATTGCGAGGGAGAAGGCTCCTGTTGAACTTGTGAAGATCACAGACGACATGAAGGCATTCAAAGCTTATTACAAGCTAAGACTTGAACGCACCAACAAACGCCATTTTGGTGCCAGACTGAAGAAGGCTGCCGAGGCAGAGAAGGAAGACAAGAAGTGA
- the LOC137809294 gene encoding uncharacterized protein, whose protein sequence is MHIIGHNVKNQSVSFFFHWSGETVSRHFHNVLTAILRLEGEFLIQPNGTVVEPHILNNSRFFPYFKDCLGAIDGSHVRVKVARADAPRFRGRKDWPTQNIFAGCDFDMKFTYVLAGWEGTASDSRILKDVLVKDDHLVIPEGYL, encoded by the exons ATGCACATTATTGGGCATAATGTGAAAAATCAAAGTGTGTCATTCTTTTTCCATTGGTCTGGAGAAACAGTTTCACGTCACTTCCATAATGTTTTGACTGCAATTTTAAGGTTGGAGGGAGAATTCTTAATTCAACCAAATGGAACGGTTGTAGAACCACACATCCTTAACAACAGTCGATTTTTTCCCTACTTTAAG GATTGTTTAGGGGCCATAGATGGGAGTCATGTACGTGTTAAGGTTGCACGTGCTGATGCACCTCGTTTTCGAGGGAGAAAAGATTGGCCAACCCAAAACATATTTGCAGGCTGTGACTTTGACATGAAGTTCACATATGTCCTAGCCGGTTGGGAAGGAACTGCCTCCGATTCAAGGATATTGAAAGATGTTTTGGTAAAAGACGATCATTTGGTTATTCCAGAAGGTTACTTATAG
- the LOC137811144 gene encoding probable polyamine transporter At1g31830 isoform X1 produces the protein MKFRIAAVNRQQASIEMGEFPQEEYVAVSELPPIRANHSRKVSVLPLVFLIFYEVSGGPFGVEDTVQAAGPLLALLGFLIFPLVWSIPEALITAELGTMFPENSGYVVWVSSALGPYWGFQQGWMKWLSGVIDNALYPVLFLDYLKSAIPALGGGLPRVAATWGLTIVLTFLNYRGMVIVGWVAVCLGIFSLLPFVVMGFLAIPDLEPSRWTVTNLHDIDWNLYLNTLFWNLNYWDSISTLSGEVENPKKTLPRALFYAVILVVIGYFFPLLIGTGAVPLNRDLWTDGYFSDIAMIIGGAWLRWWLQAAAAMSNMGMFVAEMSSDAFQLLGMAERGMLPEIFSMRSRHGTPLIGILFSASGVILLSWMSFQEIVAAENFLYCFGMILEFIAFILLRIKHPNASRPYKISGGTVGAFLICIPPTILICVVLFFSSLKIMFISLFAMAIGLVLQPCLKYAEKKRWMKFTHNSELPDFGNQEITRSLVY, from the exons ATG AAATTCAGGATTGCGGCTGTTAATAGACAACAAGCTTCCATTGAAATGGGGGAGTTCCCCCAGGAGGAGTATGTAGCTGTCAGTGAATTACCTCCCATCAGGGCGAATCACTCAAGGAAAGTTTCAGTTCTTCCTCTTGTGTTTCTCATCTTCTATGAGGTTTCAGGTGGCCCTTTTGGGGTGGAGGATACTGTGCAGGCAGCTGGTCCTCTGTTAGCCCTCCTTGGGTTCTTGATTTTCCCATTAGTATGGAGTATTCCTGAAGCTTTGATCACTGCTGAGCTCGGTACCATGTTCCCTGAAAACAGTGGTTATGTGGTTTGGGTTTCCTCTGCTTTGGGTCCCTATTGGGGGTTTCAGCAAGGTTGGATGAAATGGCTGAGTGGGGTGATAGACAATGCTTTGTACCCAGTTCTATTTCTTGACTATCTGAAGTCGGCAATCCCAGCTTTAGGTGGTGGTTTGCCTAGAGTTGCTGCAACATGGGGTCTGACTATTGTGCTCACTTTTTTAAACTATAGGGGTATGGTCATTGTGGGATGGGTTGCTGTTTGTTTAGGGATTTTCTCACTACTCCCTTTTGTGGTTATGGGGTTCTTGGCAATTCCCGATCTAGAGCCTTCTAGATGGACTGTGACAAATCTCCATGATATTGACTGGAATTTGTATCTGAATACTCTATTTTGGAATCTTAACTATTGGGACTCCATAAGTACTCTTTCTGGAGAAGTGGAAAATCCAAAGAAAACTCTTCCAAGGGCTTTGTTTTACGCTGTGATCCTAGTAGTTATAGGGTACTTCTTTCCGCTCCTAATAGGTACTGGTGCTGTTCCTCTCAATCGGGATCTTTGGACGGATGGCTACTTCTCAGATATTGCTATGATTATAGGAGGAGCGTGGTTGAGATGGTGGCTTCAGGCTGCTGCCGCCATGTCAAATATGGGAATGTTTGTTGCTGAAATGAGCAGTGATGCATTCCAGCTACTGGGGATGGCTGAGAGGGGAATGTTGCCTGAGATCTTCAGCATGAGGTCTCGCCACGGAACACCTCTAATAGGAATACTCTTTTCAGCATCAGGTGTGATTTTACTATCATGGATGAGCTTTCAAGAAATTGTAGCAGCAGAAAATTTCTTGTACTGTTTTGGGATGATTTTGGAGTTTATTGCATTCATTTTGTTAAGGATTAAACATCCCAATGCATCTCGTCCTTACAAGATTTCAGGGGGAACAGTTGGAGCCTTTTTGATCTGTATCCCTCCCACAATATTGATTTGTGTTGTGTTGTTTTTCTCCTCCCTCAAAATAATGTTTATAAGCCTCTTTGCTATGGCAATAGGCCTTGTGTTGCAGCCTTGCCTCAAATATGCGGAGAAAAAGAGATGGATGAAGTTTACCCATAATTCTGAGCTCCCTGATTTTGGCAATCAGGAGATCACTCGCTCTTTGGTGTATTAA
- the LOC137811144 gene encoding probable polyamine transporter At1g31830 isoform X2, with product MGEFPQEEYVAVSELPPIRANHSRKVSVLPLVFLIFYEVSGGPFGVEDTVQAAGPLLALLGFLIFPLVWSIPEALITAELGTMFPENSGYVVWVSSALGPYWGFQQGWMKWLSGVIDNALYPVLFLDYLKSAIPALGGGLPRVAATWGLTIVLTFLNYRGMVIVGWVAVCLGIFSLLPFVVMGFLAIPDLEPSRWTVTNLHDIDWNLYLNTLFWNLNYWDSISTLSGEVENPKKTLPRALFYAVILVVIGYFFPLLIGTGAVPLNRDLWTDGYFSDIAMIIGGAWLRWWLQAAAAMSNMGMFVAEMSSDAFQLLGMAERGMLPEIFSMRSRHGTPLIGILFSASGVILLSWMSFQEIVAAENFLYCFGMILEFIAFILLRIKHPNASRPYKISGGTVGAFLICIPPTILICVVLFFSSLKIMFISLFAMAIGLVLQPCLKYAEKKRWMKFTHNSELPDFGNQEITRSLVY from the coding sequence ATGGGGGAGTTCCCCCAGGAGGAGTATGTAGCTGTCAGTGAATTACCTCCCATCAGGGCGAATCACTCAAGGAAAGTTTCAGTTCTTCCTCTTGTGTTTCTCATCTTCTATGAGGTTTCAGGTGGCCCTTTTGGGGTGGAGGATACTGTGCAGGCAGCTGGTCCTCTGTTAGCCCTCCTTGGGTTCTTGATTTTCCCATTAGTATGGAGTATTCCTGAAGCTTTGATCACTGCTGAGCTCGGTACCATGTTCCCTGAAAACAGTGGTTATGTGGTTTGGGTTTCCTCTGCTTTGGGTCCCTATTGGGGGTTTCAGCAAGGTTGGATGAAATGGCTGAGTGGGGTGATAGACAATGCTTTGTACCCAGTTCTATTTCTTGACTATCTGAAGTCGGCAATCCCAGCTTTAGGTGGTGGTTTGCCTAGAGTTGCTGCAACATGGGGTCTGACTATTGTGCTCACTTTTTTAAACTATAGGGGTATGGTCATTGTGGGATGGGTTGCTGTTTGTTTAGGGATTTTCTCACTACTCCCTTTTGTGGTTATGGGGTTCTTGGCAATTCCCGATCTAGAGCCTTCTAGATGGACTGTGACAAATCTCCATGATATTGACTGGAATTTGTATCTGAATACTCTATTTTGGAATCTTAACTATTGGGACTCCATAAGTACTCTTTCTGGAGAAGTGGAAAATCCAAAGAAAACTCTTCCAAGGGCTTTGTTTTACGCTGTGATCCTAGTAGTTATAGGGTACTTCTTTCCGCTCCTAATAGGTACTGGTGCTGTTCCTCTCAATCGGGATCTTTGGACGGATGGCTACTTCTCAGATATTGCTATGATTATAGGAGGAGCGTGGTTGAGATGGTGGCTTCAGGCTGCTGCCGCCATGTCAAATATGGGAATGTTTGTTGCTGAAATGAGCAGTGATGCATTCCAGCTACTGGGGATGGCTGAGAGGGGAATGTTGCCTGAGATCTTCAGCATGAGGTCTCGCCACGGAACACCTCTAATAGGAATACTCTTTTCAGCATCAGGTGTGATTTTACTATCATGGATGAGCTTTCAAGAAATTGTAGCAGCAGAAAATTTCTTGTACTGTTTTGGGATGATTTTGGAGTTTATTGCATTCATTTTGTTAAGGATTAAACATCCCAATGCATCTCGTCCTTACAAGATTTCAGGGGGAACAGTTGGAGCCTTTTTGATCTGTATCCCTCCCACAATATTGATTTGTGTTGTGTTGTTTTTCTCCTCCCTCAAAATAATGTTTATAAGCCTCTTTGCTATGGCAATAGGCCTTGTGTTGCAGCCTTGCCTCAAATATGCGGAGAAAAAGAGATGGATGAAGTTTACCCATAATTCTGAGCTCCCTGATTTTGGCAATCAGGAGATCACTCGCTCTTTGGTGTATTAA